From Palaemon carinicauda isolate YSFRI2023 chromosome 33, ASM3689809v2, whole genome shotgun sequence:
CAATATGttcattttcatcatataattTGGTGAtggatgaatatttttttctttggttgCAATTTTCTCATATACTGTCATCATCAATACAAATCTATTTTGATTTTGCAGACATATCTTTCATATTGTAGATTGCAATAATTTGATTTCAGTCTATTGTATAAAGTACTGGCAATGAGTTATGGTTTCACCCAACATTTgcttattctttaaagaaaaaatctgATCACGTAATGAGAAAATTAACCTACAAAACTTTATGCTATGAACTATAGCATTCTTTGAGCCACATTTTCACTTGATTCACTAACTACTTTCTACAATTTACAATCTGCATTTTCTTACAAACTTTACCATAATAAAATGGTTATATCTTAGTAAAATACTGATTTATAAAAATGCTGTCCTACCAAATCTTGTATGAAAATGCAAAGTTGCTTGTTATATTTTTTGACCAGCAGTGGTCTCTAAACATCAAAGACAGCAAGGTATCATACAATATTGTATATCATAACAATAATagattatataattttatcattaacagTGTTTACTGCAGtttcaaaaaataaataactgaactTTTTAGAATTTGCAATGTATCACACATTGGTTCAGTAGAATTAGTCACAAATATTTAAAGTGGAACTCGGAAAATTTCTTTGTAAAGtatattctgaaaaatatttttgtattgctATATTTATCAAATGATTAACAATGGATATAAGAGGGCAGTCCTATGCAACATTGATTTTGCAACACAAGAAATAAATGAAGACAACAGCAACTACTAacttaacaaaaaataaaagtcGCCCTTACCTGGCTAACTTATGAAATTTGTACTACTGTACAtacatcaaaatattttaaatttgtaGCTTATTACTTCATAACCCAAACTGTGTTGCAAAATATGGTGCAAGTCAGTCTCCTCTTAATACTGTGGATTGGGTGAATAACAGGAGGCCACAGAATTAGGGGTAATGAGACCTGAATGTACAGAGTTGGGAGTAGTATTATCAGCTCTTGACCTACTCATAGGTACTGGTGGGGGACCAGGGTTTGATGACCTTGATGAACTATAGCTAGCAGAACCTCGATATGTTGAGTAGTTAGAATCTCCAGAATCATGCTGACGGTTGGAAGTGGCCGTGCCATAAACAGGCTCAGGCTTTACTATTCCAGATTTGCTGGTCATGTATAGTGTGTCTTGGCGAGGGTTGTTCTTGTAGATGCTGTCAGTGTGTGAGAGGGCAGCAAAGCCACTCGCAACTTTATTACACAAGCTGTGGGACTGAGTTAGATTTCTTGAGTAGTTATCAATCCGTGGAGGTGGTGGTTTGGTGTAAACAGACTGAGATCGACTGAGTGAAGAAGCTCTTGGCATAGGAGGAGATTTTGCATACATACTCTTGGAGCCAGAATAAATGTCGTCTTTGTTGGTAGTAACATACCCATTATCGTACTTGAAGGTTGTAGCATTATATACAGTGGGAGCTCCTGTGGGTCCTCCATACATGCTAGAGGGGTATCCTGGAggaaaaataataactattttagTTTACAGTATaacaaaatactttaaaaagaCACAATACTAAACTTTATACTGTATGGATGTTGagctagtactgtatatataacatagagAACAGAAAGGTACAGTTCATAAATTTAAATTAACTGGGTAACATTTAACCAAGAATATTTACTCAAAATTTCAACTTTTTGCTATACAAAAGCTTAATATTGTACATTTAAGATAtttatcctcaaaattataaaCGAATATTTGAATAggttacagtatttatatttaaggGATAAGCAAACTCCAAACAACGAAATATTCATTCTACTAATGTTTTGAATTGCTAAGTctttaatgatattttcaatatgaaCTGATTCTGTATTATTTCTTTGTTCCGGAACTCTATACTAACCCTCGCTAATTATAGtggatattactttcggcatagtTGAAAGACAAGCCATAGGACTTTTAGCAAGGGATAACCACCCATACCGCTAACTAGCGAGAGTGGTGGGAGTTAGCCATCTACCCAGCTCATTCACACACCTAGGCTGAGTAcccctttgcttttggcttggtgaGAGAAGTCGAGTCTCTCTCCGCTCCATCTTATCGGGCCTttgacttattttttcttatttttaaacttatgcttatatatatatatatatatatatatatatatatatatatatatatatatatatatatatatatatatatacagtgatacctcggtactcgaccataatccgttcgagatccgtgttcgacctccgatttgttcgagtaccgaattttttttccccataagaaataatggtatatattctattccgttcccaagcactcgaacaggcccaaaatattaataaaacgtgtacctaaacaacaataattatctaaatgtgtatgaaattggtcagaaaatcctataaaacaattttaaaccatttactgtactaaaataaaacaattttaaaccattttctgtactgtagtgaacatacctttgagcagcggttcgatggcatacagggatggatgtggagaggatggaagggggaggttactgcttggaaggagagtccccttccatgatgtggcggggtagttctccttcaggagttatttctctctccaatgaaagggtgggcagatctatttcaggggtttcttctcttctttgtctcttctttggaggagaaacaggctttgatgtagcagctttcttttcttttgtgaaaaactggtctattgttaattgtttcttcctcctctgcagtatttttcgaaaatgatacatgacactatcattaaacatatgcactgcccggtttgctactgcaatttctgggtggtatttttcagcaaaagcctgcacatctgcccacttggaacaaatttcattgatgagagaacttggaacatcctcccttacctcatcctcttctgaagattcctgctccacaatcagatcctgctgctgttgttgttgcaggtgcaacaattcctccacagtcaactcggtagaatggctttctacaagctcatcaatatcatccttgtcgacctcaagccccaaactcctgcccatgacaacaatttcctcaacgacatcagtgtcatcagaaattacaggggtagcagtgcttggacccgcctctggttggaaaccttcaaactccctctctgtgacacatgatggccacagcttacgccaggcagagttcaatgtcctataggtcacacctcgccaagcttggtcaatcatgttaacagagttgaggatgctgaagtgttccttccagaattcctttagggtcaacttcgtgtcactggtcacttcaaaacactttctgaaaagggccttggtatagagttttttgaagtttgaaatgacctgttggtccatgggctggagtatgggagtagtattggggggcaagaatttgattttgataaagctgtattcttctttcaagtcatcctcgagacctggaggatgtgcaggagcattgtccataaccagaagacatttcattggcaagctcttttcaatgaggtaagccttaacctggggggcaaacacttcgtttatccactcagtaaagaattgtcttgtgacccaagatttagtgttcgagcgccacataactggtagtgcacttttacaaatattatttcgtttgaacacccgggggttgtccgagtggtacactaacaagggtttgatcttgcaatcgccacttgcatttgcacacagcaacaatgttagcctatctttcattggcttgtgacctggcatcttcgtctcgtccttggtaatgtacgtattggctggcattttcttccaaaataacccagtctcatcacaattaaagacttgttgtgcgatcaaattttgttcatttatgtaccgatcgaattcccccacgtatttatcggctgcaatttgatccgaactagctgcctccccatgcctagtaacacgatgaatacctgttctattacgaaacttttcaaaccaacccctgctcgctttaaatgtaaatgaatcactttcactggtactcggacttttcttcactaattcttcatagatatgcaacgctttttcacaaatgaacgcttcactaacactttccccggccaactgtttttctttaataaatattaaaagcaacttttccatctcctcaatcacttgtggcctttgcttagttaccgccgtaactcccgttgcaacattcgccttcttaatcatttctttatgctttaaaaacgtagaaatggtcgacttcgccattccgtattctaccgctaaatcggacactcgtacaccattctcatatttcgctataatttccttcttcaactcgatcgttgttcgcactgttttcctcttctccttccccttaacactcattactttcttgggactcattatgaaagctaaaaaagcaattaaaagcactgaaaatcactaaatcacaacgaatgctgatcgcgcgttgtctgagtgacgctctcgagagaactgatgcttcccgaacaagcgagagtggccgagatggcgcgatcatcacaaagcccatgcggtcgtcacgtgttcggctggtcgagtaccgaatttttggtcgagcaccgcagcaaaaatttctcgaaaattttggtcgaactccgaattgttcgagtatagagtcgttcgactaccgaggtatcactgtatatatatatatatatatatatatatatatatatatatatatatatatatatatatatatattatatatatatatactgtatatgaaaacattcttgtaaatgtttttatatatacagtgatacctcggtactcgaccataatccgttcgagatccgtgttcgacctccgatttgttcgagtaccgaattttttttccccataagaaataatggtatatattctattccgttcccaagcactcgaacaggcccaaaatattaataaaacgtgtacctaaacaacaataattatctaaatgtgtatgaaattggtcagaaaatcctataaaacaattttaaaccatttactgtactaaaataaaacaattttaaaccattttctgtactgtagtgaacatacctttgagcagcggttcgatggcatacagggatggatgtggagaggatggaagggggaggttactgcttggaaggagagtccccttccatgatgtggcggggtagttctccttcaggagttgtttctctctccaatgaaagggtgggcagatctatttcaggggtttcttctcttctttgtctcttctttggaggagaaacaggctttgatgtagcagctttcttttcttttgtgaaaaactggtctattgttaattgtttcttcctcctctgcagtattcttcgaaaatgatacatgacactatcattaaacatatgcactgcccggtttgctactgcaatttctgggtggtatttttcagcaaaagcctgcacatctgcccacttggaacaaatttcattgatgagagaacttggaacatcctcccttacctcatcctcttctgaagattcctgctccacaatcagatcctgctgctgttgttgttgcaggtgcaacaattcctccacagtcaactcggtagaatggctttctacaagctcatcaatatcatccttgtcgacctcaagccccaaactcctgcccatgacaacaatttcctcaacgacatcagtgtcatcagaaattacaggggtagcagtgcttggacccgcctctggttggaaaccttcaaactccctctctgtgacacatgatggccacagcttacgccaggcagagttcaatgtcctataggtcacacctcgccaagcttggtcaatcatgttaacagagttgaggatgctgaagtgttccttccagaattcctttagggtcaacttcgtgtcactggtcacttcaaaacactttctgaaaagggccttggtatagagttttttgaagtttgaaatgacctgttggtccatgggctggagtatgggagtagtattggggggcaagaatttgattttgataaagctgtattcttctttcaagtcatcctcgagacctggaggatgtgcaggagcattgtccataaccagaagacatttcattggcaagctcttttcaatgaggtaagccttaacctggggggcaaacacttcgtttatccactcagtaaagaattgtcttgtgacccaagatttagtgttcgagcgccacataactggtagtgcacttttacaaatattatttcgtttgaacacccgggggttgtccgagtggtacactaacaagggtttgatcttgcaatcgccacttgcatttgcacacagcaacaatgttagcctatctttcattggcttgtgacctggcatcttcgtctcgtccttggtaatgtacgtattggctggcattttcttccaaaataacccagtctcatcacaattaaagacttgttgtgcgatcaaattttgttcatttatgtaccgatcgaattcccccacgtatttatcggctgcaatttgatccgaactagctgcctccccatgcctagtaacacgatgaatacctgttctattacgaaacttttcaaaccaacccctgctcgctttaaatgtaaatgaatcactttcactggtactcggacttttcttcactaattcttcatagatatgcaacgctttttcacaaatgaacgcttcactaacactttccccggccaactgtttttctttaataaatattaaaagcaacttttccatctcctcaatcacttgtggcctttgcttagttaccgccgtaactcccgttgcaacattcgccttcttaatcatttctttatgctttaaaaacgtagaaatggtcgacttcgccattccgtattctaccgctaaatcggacactcgtacaccattctcatatttcgctataatttccttcttcaactcgatcgttgttcgcactgttttcctcttctccttccccttaacactcattactttcttgggactcattatgaaagctaaaaaagcaattaaaagcactgaaaatcactaaatcacaacgaatgctgatcgcgcgttgtctgagtgacgctctcgagagaactgatgcttcccgaacaagcgagagtggccgagatggcgcgatcatcacaaagcccatgcggtcgtcacgtgttcggctggtcgagtaccgaatttttggtcgagcaccgcagcaaaaatttctcgaaaattttggtcgaactccgaattgttcgagtatagagtcgttcgactaccgaggtatcactgtatttaagCTTTCTTTTCAGCGATGTTGCTGTTTGTATGACAGCATGGTGCGGCAGGTTCTCAAGGATGGAAAACCTTTTCTTACCATCTTTCCCCCCTTGGTCGCCAATCTGTAGGCTGGTGGTCTTCCGAATGACTCTGCCTCTGCCGTAAGGGGAGTCGTCTTCATGTGGATACTCATTCTCAGTTCGGATGTTAACGTCGCGATCTCCCGCGAGTTCGTGGAGAAAGACTGGTTACAGCCTTCCCAGAGCTTAAGGTCTCGCTCTTCTTCACAAGTTACTTGGGCGGGTGGCTGGCAGATAACTGCGGGGGAACACCTTTCCCGTTACACTGGTGAGGTTGCGCTCTCAAATGGTTTCCTTCAGTAATTACTAACTGCAGCAGTATTTGTAATTTAGGTTTTTCAGCTCAACTCCACACTCCTTCATGAGGCAATGGACCAACAGCCATACAGTACTCAGCCAACGGAAAAGACTACGCTCTCCCCCATGCTGAGCTTACTCTTCCGTCGGCAGTGGAGCAAAGCCCGAGGAGTCTTTCCTGCAGATGATAGTCTCTCTCATCCGCAAGTGAGGCCCCCATAGAGACTCAGATCCAGAGGTCTTCTAGAGACCAACGTCTTTCTTCTCTTGACTCGGTCAGAACAGGTTCCCACTCAGAAGTAATTGTACAGACGTTCCAATTTCGGGGTCATCGGGTTTATAATTCCACATCACCCTGGGCATTCTACTCCCTACTGTAAGGAGAAGCCTGTTCAGTCCTGTAAAGGTCCGAAACCCAGAGCCTCCGGGCTCATGTTCTAATAATGATAAGGGGTTTATGTGAATAAACCTTAATTTTCTTTGTATCTAGGGAAACTACAAAGTtcaaattataatattactttaaTTATTGTAAGCCCTTTGTCCATTTGTTTCATgaaccccctttttttttgttatttttagaatGACAGTGCCCTGCACTCAGCAGGGATCATAAGCTAGAAATTTCTTATAAGATGAAGATTGTCAAAAAAAACTGGGTTACTTGGATAAATTATCTGAATTAAAGAATTCTGTGGAACCTATTAAAGATAGGCGGAGAGAGCGATTAGGACTCCCTCTGCTTTTGATGCCCTTTTAATTTCAATCCAGTTGTCATGTAAGGTATCAGTGCTTAAATGAGGAAAAAACCGAGTATCCTGCCAACGACAGGGCACTGTATAGGAATTTGAAAGTGCAAGGTGAAGGCAAGCAATGATTTACTGAGGGGCATTCGTATGATTGAGAATCTTTTATCAGTAGGTCGGAGATTTATGTCCAGACCCTGTTAACTCACTGTATAGATGGTGAACTGTAATATGGTGGGGTTCTTCAAGCTTGAAGTTTTCTGATGTCACAAACTTAGAACTTTGTCTTGACTATGACTTACAAGGTTGGCTGCTGTTTGCCAAGTTTGGTTGCTGTTAacatttgtgttttgtatctggaACCCTATGGGATGGTAATTTAAAGGAGGATTTTTTGTAgcttatattgttattgttttttgtggGTGACTGACTCGATACTGTAACCTCTTCCTGATGATTTGTATTCttatgtgtgtacagtacatatgtgaattttatatatattttaaaaaatatttcttaatctaGTTAAGACTGAAATGAAGAGGGATACTAGTTTTGTCTTGCAATAGAAATTTTACCATTAATGTATTTGTCAACTTTGTTTGgggggggtaatttttttttctttcaatatagttCCAGCTTAGAGTTAATTTACATTTTTCCCTTTCTCCAAATGTTCTTAAAGTTTACAGCTTGAAGAGATCTTACTTGGAAAGTATACTGCTCCTCTTATTTAGGACTCTGTGTATAGCACTGCACAGAGAGAGACGGGGAACCCAAgaaaagataatagggaaatttgagATTCTAGCTGGGTCTCCTTGCCCAGTACAAAAAATCGAGGGGTGGTGtccagttctcttgactgtttgccTTTTGCCCAGATTCCTGAGTATTCCACCGTTTTTATCTTTTTGTGAAGTGACTTTTGGAGTGTGGTCGCCATTCAGACACTAGGTAGTCTGCGTGCTATATCAGGCCACTGTCCGCAAACCACTAAATCGTCACACTGAGCCTTCGGGTTATCGTCACACATCAGCTGTTCACCAGTCATCTACGTAGGACCCGCAAGCTGCTCGCCATTACGCGTGACTTGTCTAACTCGCCAGCTGCTCGACTTTCGACAGCTCCGCATGGTTCACCAGCTGTTCGCTTACTCGTCAGGTGCTCATGATCCAACGCCATCTCATCACTCGTCTTCGAACAAGCTTTCGTCACCTCCCCATCAGGTGATGAGTGATAGTCTCCCGCCTCGGAGAGACCTTCACTTGAGGCATGACGATCTGCAGATTATCAGACGAGCCCCTAGGGCTGACGGGAGCGTCTCTCTCCGAGAGTTCTCGAGTCTTCCTTTTGGCACTCGCCTCTTAGGTTTTCGCCAAGGCAGCGCTCACCCTCTCACCAGTCCCCAAGAACAACTGCTCACAAGCGCTCGTCGCCCACCGAAGGAGGTACAGAAGCAGGCCACCACTTGAGGGAACAGAGCCTGGCAAAACCCCCAACAGTTAGATCAGTGCCCCATCTGCCAGGCAGCCACCAATTTTGAGGGAACAGAGCCAGCAAAACCTCAGATGTTAGATCAGTGCCCACTTGCCAGGCAAGGAAGCTAACCCTTCTTTACAGGTTCCCAGGCATAGGGCTTCTGGTCACGGAGGGATCCTCCCTCCAGCTCCACAGGTAGGAGGGATTCTCCCTAGTTGAGCACACTTTTGTTTAGGGTAATGAGACAATCGGTGACAGGAGCCCTTCCCTTTCTTCATCCATGGCCAGCTCCCCCAAAGATTCCTTTGTTGGCTTCTCTTCTCC
This genomic window contains:
- the LOC137625891 gene encoding neurogenic protein big brain-like isoform X2 encodes the protein MFILAQLGGGIAGAALLYGTTSGYTGDLGATMVSQAITPWQGLGLEFLLTFVVVFVFFASVNPYKRSMGNPAMAIGIAYLSCTLVGIPLTGASMNPARSLGPAFVKNKWDAHWVYWVGPLLGGITAGLIYEYIFNPHRLPRSRKDSLDGDSSSVGSDEDAYDECSKPPPRYNYNALRAQHYSDQYRPANSSNTTSPLGYPSSMYGGPTGAPTVYNATTFKYDNGYVTTNKDDIYSGSKSMYAKSPPMPRASSLSRSQSVYTKPPPPRIDNYSRNLTQSHSLCNKVASGFAALSHTDSIYKNNPRQDTLYMTSKSGIVKPEPVYGTATSNRQHDSGDSNYSTYRGSASYSSSRSSNPGPPPVPMSRSRADNTTPNSVHSGLITPNSVASCYSPNPQY